A genome region from Triticum aestivum cultivar Chinese Spring chromosome 2B, IWGSC CS RefSeq v2.1, whole genome shotgun sequence includes the following:
- the LOC123039404 gene encoding ethylene-responsive transcription factor 1B-like: MEQHFTVTFPPGSYYQHHRYAAAAAAPSSNYDMSDMDDMTFLGTLLESTGHASCSGPSLSSSSSCSDMTGMGPGAPHVPAGSSSPKRRGHQATAAVPIAKDFIGVRTRPWGKFAAEIRDSTRNGARVWLGTFGSPEAAAMAYDQAAFSARGDAAVLNFPVERVRESLRALALGAVVGSPVLALKRRHRTRRRSPNKRPVKQQRRVAAVQEAALSATTGAVVLEDLGVEYLEELLRVSEPHMGHLHTTATASS; the protein is encoded by the coding sequence ATGGAGCAGCATTTCACCGTCACTTTCCCGCCCGGATCCTACTACCAGCACCACcgctacgccgccgccgccgccgcaccgtcgtcTAACTACGACATGAGCGACATGGACGACATGACCTTCCTCGGCACCCTCTTGGAGTCCACGGGTCATGCCTCCTGCTCTGGCCCCTCTCTCTCTTCGAGCTCGTCCTGCTCCGACATGACGGGCATGGGGCCTGGCGCACCACATGTGCCCGCGGGCAGCAGCTCGCCGAAGCGCCGTGGTCACCAAGCCACCGCGGCCGTGCCCATTGCCAAAGACTTCATCGGGGTGCGCACGCGCCCGTGGGGCAAGTTCGCCGCCGAGATCCGGGACTCGACGCGGAACGGCGCCCGCGTGTGGCTCGGCACCTTCGGCAGCCCCGAGGCGGCCGCCATGGCCTACGACCAGGCCGCCTTCTCCGCGCGCGGCGACGCCGCCGTGCTCAACTTCCCCGTCGAGCGCGTCCGGGAGTCGCTCCGCGCGCTCGCGCTCGGCGCCGTCGTGGGCTCGCCCGTGCTCGCGCTCAAGCGCCGCCACCGCACGCGCAGGCGGTCGCCCAACAAGAGGCCCGTGAAGCAGCAGCGCCGGGTTGCGGCCGTGCAGGAGGCAGCGCTGTCTGCGACGACCGGCGCGGTGGTGCTGGAGGACCTCGGCGTCGAGTACCTGGAGGAGCTCCTCCGGGTGTCCGAGCCGCACATGGGTCATCTCCACACAACGGCGACGGCGTCGTCCTGA